The Papaver somniferum cultivar HN1 chromosome 6, ASM357369v1, whole genome shotgun sequence genome segment TCAAAATGAGAATAAGGACCAGATTTTTTATTAGCGAGAAGTTGTCAAAACAAACGTGAACGAACTTTTATACATTCATTCATTCTCTTGAACAACTTCAACAGAAAAAATTAATATGGATGAAAGCTGTATTAGTAGGTAGAATACTCTTTCCAACACTCGCCCAATAAATGGAGAAACAAAACCAAGACAATCAGTACAGACATACTTTCTAAAAGTTGGTTATATTGGCTAACAGAAACTCCTATTAGGAATATTGCTCCATCAAACCCTATTAACTTACGGTAGACACTTTACGCTTGCTCCCGCAAAATTCAGCTCATGGTAACTCTGGCTTCAACTGTCTGTTCAGGAAGACAAAGCAGCAGGTTGCTGGCTCTCTTCATTTTGCAAACTTGCATAATAATTTACCAACACACGCCAACCCCCAGGGCACATAAAACCGTCAGGAGGGTTCTCACTGCTTTTGGCGAATGCACGCATCTGAAATTTAAAATTGACATATCCAGTGCAATTTATTAGATACATATATAATTCCTGGTTAAAACAAGAATTTTCTGATCTTCATGCAGCAAAAAGAAAGTCATAAACATTGTGAGAAATCTGCTTCAAGCTCAAAACTGCATGTTGGCCTCATTAGACTCTGGCTTATGCAAACCAAAGTCAGCTTAGCCAACAAAAGATATGCGTGCCATGTTTACAGCAGCTACCACTATGCCACAGACACTCCAGAGAACAAAAACCAGGGATTGTGGTAGCAAACAATATTAACATGAATAGAGCATCAGAGTCACATCTACAATGGTGAAGCTTCTTTGAGCAAGTAACTGCCAGTTTTCCTTCTAGTGTAACACTGTAAATCTCACAGCAGATAGACATAAGAACTCGATATAACAGTTGTTCTTTTACCTTGGTACCGGAGATGAAGAGAAAATCCTTAGCTCGTGAAGGATCAAAGAACGCCATTTGCTTTGCTTGTGTGTCGTAAGCTGCCACCTGAGAAAGATAAGGCATACCGATAGGTGTAGGATGGGAAAAAGAGCTCAgcaataccaaaaaaaaacaacataaaagcATCGCAAGCAGTTGAAGAAATAAGTTTAGCATATAAGTCCAGCAAACAGTTGAgtattggatatcctatagatgAATGAAAGCGGGAAGTTTTATAAGAAACTTATGAAGCTAAGTTTTATATGCTGTGAAAGATTGGTGACATTGGAAGGGTTTTCGATAAGCAAAAGCTACCTGAAGGAAAGAACAACATTAACAATGAATAAGTATTTCAACATATACCTTGAATGGCAAAATGTTAAGCTTCTCCAAGCCTGGAGCCATGCTTAAAACCTTTTTCCCATGATCTGGATCATACAGATCCCTTTTCTCTGTTGGATGACCCATACCAGCAGGATCTCGACCAACAATGTAGAAATTAGCCCCTGCATTTATTCTTGCCTTTGCATGCCATTGTACTTCAGTTGGACCTGCATAGTGCATGGGTGATGGGAATATAGCCACAATAGTAGTCTTGGGATCAAGAACACCATCTTCGAGAACCTGAAAGGAATAAGAAATTACAATAACTAAAACATTAGCTCAAACGAAATTTATACTGAATATGGAACTGTCAGGGTGGATAAAATCAGTGGCGCTGACCTTGCTGTGTTGCTCCATCCGAACATCCAATGGCACATCATCAGCCTTAACAAAACCACCTAAAGGATGAAGCAGTAAGATTGGATTCTTGTAACCCATATCCAAAAGTCTCTTACGTGTGTCATTCATCAATAATGCGTGACCATTGTGTACAGGGTTTCTCAACTGAAAAGCAAAAACTGCATCAGCTTCACGCTTATCAAATTCTTGGCGTAGTTCACTTGGAGAAAGCCTGTACTGATCAAGACCATCGTTGTATTTGATAGGTTCTATAACTTCCAAATCCCCACCGATAAGCCAATTTCCTGCTGGTGTTATCACCTCTTCGACATAAGGTAACCCTGGAGCTGTTGTTCCCCAGGTTCTAGCAATTCTCTCTTCTTTGTTATGCTTATATACTTCAACACTGCACGACAAATACAGTATGTCCACAGTTAACTCCCAACAACCTATTTAATAAACCTCACCATTCATCACAAGCAGATATAATGAAATTGGAAATGTAACCTTTAGAGAAGAATCGTTTTCGGAATATTTATCATTCATTATGCTTATGCGCATCTCCAAGTTATCCAGTTTGTTATGATGAATAATGAATTCACATAAACCACAGATAATCACCATTTCTTTGCTTTAGTGTAAATTATGCCATTTCACAAATTGTTGAGATAAGATAAGACAAAGAAATTACCTTCGGAGAATAGCAACCAAATCTCCATTAGGTCCAACCAAAGCAACACCT includes the following:
- the LOC113288840 gene encoding ATP sulfurylase 2-like — encoded protein: MALTFRANSITTNLTFYNSTNKPFSKKTLIHPKIKTRPIYHFNSLISFVPSTSSSMSVKNGGLSSTVIKSSLIDPDGGPLVNLVVPKSERDLKRKEAESMPKVKITKIDLEWVHVISEGWANPLKGFMREDEYLQSLHFNCIKMKDGSIVNMSLPIVLAIDDNDKVAIAESQGVALVGPNGDLVAILRSVEVYKHNKEERIARTWGTTAPGLPYVEEVITPAGNWLIGGDLEVIEPIKYNDGLDQYRLSPSELRQEFDKREADAVFAFQLRNPVHNGHALLMNDTRKRLLDMGYKNPILLLHPLGGFVKADDVPLDVRMEQHSKVLEDGVLDPKTTIVAIFPSPMHYAGPTEVQWHAKARINAGANFYIVGRDPAGMGHPTEKRDLYDPDHGKKVLSMAPGLEKLNILPFKVAAYDTQAKQMAFFDPSRAKDFLFISGTKMRAFAKSSENPPDGFMCPGGWRVLVNYYASLQNEESQQPAALSS